The Falco naumanni isolate bFalNau1 chromosome 1, bFalNau1.pat, whole genome shotgun sequence genome window below encodes:
- the LOC121081048 gene encoding uncharacterized protein LOC121081048 isoform X1, whose protein sequence is MESPYFTWFCFLLLAIAAAHPNIAMPCGGDPAEGSQGSSSGKTNVTVYHCKNCEEHICKSSNYEGFVKIGETQSETFSNEVIQLVTSETHIMMCLQQEENACLKGIYAIVWEKAMGVGDSCGTLDFKASSENREDNIVREEMKICCKVDTNLSVPSRVLKCGLHNVMSGGENRKSAADITAEGNQGERQFAVSQGNITLTTTLLIAGVCAAALLTYHICRKQNHQGSVPVIKPAFCCC, encoded by the exons ATGGAGTCCCCCTACTTCacatggttttgtttcctgctcCTGGCCATTGCAGCTGCCCATCCAA aTATCGCCATGCCCTGTGGTGGTGACCCTGCTGAGGGGTCACAAGGGTCTTCATCTGGCAAAACAAATGTGACAGTCTACCACTGCAAAAACTGTGAGGAACACATATGCAAATCATCCAATTATGAAGGCTTTGTAAAAATTGGTGAAACACAAAGTgagacattttcaaatgaagtaATTCAGTTGGTGACCAGTGAAACACACATCATGATGTGCcttcagcaagaagaaaatgcttgtCTTAAAGGAATTTATGCCATAGTCTGGGAGAAAGCCATGGGAGTAGGAGACTCATGTGGCACACTGGATTTTAAAG CTTCCTCAGAAAACAGGGAGGATAACATCGTTAGAGAGGAGATGAAAATTTGCTGTAAAGTGGACACAAACCTCTCAGTACCCAGCCGTGTGCTGAAGTGTGGCCTGCACAATGTAATGtcaggaggagaaaacagaaaatcagcagcCGACATCACTGCTGAAGGAAATCAAG GTGAGCGTCAATTTGCAGTCAGCCAAGGGAACATTACCCTCACCACCACTTTACTGATTGCTGGGGTTTGTGCAGCAGCATTGCTAACGTATCACATTTGTCGGAAGCAAAATCATCAAG GATCTGTCCCAGTGATCAAGCCTGCTTTTTGTTG CTGTTAG
- the LOC121081048 gene encoding uncharacterized protein LOC121081048 isoform X2 yields the protein MESPYFTWFCFLLLAIAAAHPNIAMPCGGDPAEGSQGSSSGKTNVTVYHCKNCEEHICKSSNYEGFVKIGETQSETFSNEVIQLVTSETHIMMCLQQEENACLKGIYAIVWEKAMGVGDSCGTLDFKENREDNIVREEMKICCKVDTNLSVPSRVLKCGLHNVMSGGENRKSAADITAEGNQGERQFAVSQGNITLTTTLLIAGVCAAALLTYHICRKQNHQGSVPVIKPAFCCC from the exons ATGGAGTCCCCCTACTTCacatggttttgtttcctgctcCTGGCCATTGCAGCTGCCCATCCAA aTATCGCCATGCCCTGTGGTGGTGACCCTGCTGAGGGGTCACAAGGGTCTTCATCTGGCAAAACAAATGTGACAGTCTACCACTGCAAAAACTGTGAGGAACACATATGCAAATCATCCAATTATGAAGGCTTTGTAAAAATTGGTGAAACACAAAGTgagacattttcaaatgaagtaATTCAGTTGGTGACCAGTGAAACACACATCATGATGTGCcttcagcaagaagaaaatgcttgtCTTAAAGGAATTTATGCCATAGTCTGGGAGAAAGCCATGGGAGTAGGAGACTCATGTGGCACACTGGATTTTAAAG AAAACAGGGAGGATAACATCGTTAGAGAGGAGATGAAAATTTGCTGTAAAGTGGACACAAACCTCTCAGTACCCAGCCGTGTGCTGAAGTGTGGCCTGCACAATGTAATGtcaggaggagaaaacagaaaatcagcagcCGACATCACTGCTGAAGGAAATCAAG GTGAGCGTCAATTTGCAGTCAGCCAAGGGAACATTACCCTCACCACCACTTTACTGATTGCTGGGGTTTGTGCAGCAGCATTGCTAACGTATCACATTTGTCGGAAGCAAAATCATCAAG GATCTGTCCCAGTGATCAAGCCTGCTTTTTGTTG CTGTTAG